In Clarias gariepinus isolate MV-2021 ecotype Netherlands chromosome 1, CGAR_prim_01v2, whole genome shotgun sequence, one DNA window encodes the following:
- the ntn5 gene encoding netrin-1, with product MLQYHSPPSLALSFFFFLFLSFFPHSFLSPALSQSPLRWSSPHDPCYHLDGRARHCLSDFINAAYGMPVRAEDLHRGTERNISTLTDLHNPHNLTCWKASEGSVTGDWTFTVPLGRRFEVTYISLQFCQQVEPTDPFSISILKSMDYGRSWRPLQFYSSDCMGRFGLPAQSVALSRHQETESLCSDPRPLQKHRGGVVLAFSTLDGRPSSSDFEYSPGLHDWVTATDIRIVFHQSQDKSVKQDKMPDEVGGVLKWPVRSFDELTQNGKERAENAWSAEIRRHRKGENVEKSGRRNRNKSSSQETGHNVTRKQMETQEGRGKGRGHKKNTPQWKPCQDGVCDWMIESQGQGSKRKELRKRRNNAARKASHSRIRNKVTHLPSPSSLSILPTPPLALSDIQVGGRCKCNGHASRCRRDDKGHAVCQCEHHTAGPDCDVCEPFYYDRPWQRATPTQPHPCVPCQCNGHSNKCKFSMTVFQQSGRVSGGVCLKCRHHTTGRRCQLCQNGYTRDHSKPLNHRKACQPCQCHPLGAVGRGCNQSTGQCLCRDGVMGKRCNRCARGYKHGHSPLRPCIRIPEAAPPTPVYQPQYSIAEECLSYCQPSQAKVKMNLETFCLKDYVLKVQVKAKEHSGPWWQFSVWVQSVFRVGLSQVKRGLQTLWIPDRDVSCGCPSLQVGRTFLLIGAEENRRGWAPGERRLVADRSTMALQWREHWNPKLRGFRGQDNKGKCLSHTNSTTQTHSHLHTHEEYITPHLEKLQSERLHIHHQMSAQSEETVHAQSHNSTPNIHRDGTDTQDLQRQLGHERDKFTNEDTQNVLQETKHPPSDVSNNPQEIYTASLPTSSPVPSVTEGQKEENTMEIESAQ from the exons ATGCTCCAGTATCACTCCCCTCCCTCCCTagccctttctttttttttttttctctttctcagttTCTTTCCTCACTCATTTCTTTCCCCCGCTCTTTCCCAATCCCCTCTTCGCTGGAGCTCACCTCATGATCCGTGCTACCACCTGGATGGGCGTGCACGCCACTGCCTATCAGATTTCATTAATGCTGCCTACGGTATGCCTGTACGTGCTGAAGACCTGCATCgagggacagagagaaacaTCAGCACCCTTACAGACCTCCATAATCCCCATAATCTGACCTGCTGGAAGGCTTCAGAAGGTTCAGTCACTGGGGACTGGACCTTTACCGTTCCCTTAGGCAGGCGCTTTGAGGTGACATATATCAGCTTACAATTCTGCCAGCAGGTGGAGCCCACTGATCCTTTCTCCATTTCTATTCTAAAGTCAATGGACTACGGACGCAGCTGGCGTCCTCTGCAGTTCTACTCCAGTGACTGCATGGGGAGATTTGGCCTTCCCGCTCAGTCTGTCGCTCTTAGCAGACACCAGGAGACAGAGTCCCTGTGCTCGGATCCAAGACCTTTGCAGAAACACCGTGGTGGGGTTGTTTTGGCTTTTTCCACTTTGGATGGACGTCCTTCCTCTTCTGATTTTGAATACAGTCCTGGCCTACATGACTGGGTGACTGCCACTGATATCAGGATCGTATTTCATCAATCACAGGATAAATCAGTCAAGCAAGACAAGATGCCAGATGAAGTTGGTGGGGTTCTGAAATGGCCTGTGAGATCATTTGATGAACTGACTCAGAATGGAAAGGAAAGAGCAGAGAATGCATGGAGCGCTGAGATAAGGAGACACAGGAAAGGGGAAAACGTAGAAAAATCTGGAAGAAGAAATCGCAACAAGAGTTCTTCACAAGAAACTGGACACAATGTGACCCGCAAACAGATGGAGACTCAAGAAGGCAGAGGCAAAGGACGaggccataagaaaaacacaCCTCAATGGAAGCCATGCCAGGATGGTGTATGCGACTGGATGATAGAAAGTCAGGGCCAAGGCTCTAAAAGGAAGGAGTTAAGGAAGCGGAGAAACAATGCAGCACGTAAAGCGTCTCATtccagaataagaaataaagtcACCCATCTCCCTTCCCCGTCCTCTCTCTCGATTCTACCCACACCTCCTCTTGCTCTCTCTGATATCCAGGTGGGAGGCAGGTGCAAATGTAATGGCCACGCTTCCCGCTGTCGTCGTGATGACAAAGGTCACGCAGTATGTCAATGTGAACATCACACAGCCGGACCAGACTGTGATGTCTGCGAGCCGTTTTATTATGATCGTCCTTGGCAACGAGCCACGCCCACCCAGCCACACCCGTGCGTCC CATGTCAGTGTAATGGCCACTCTAATAAGTGCAAGTTCAGTATGACAGTGTTCCAGCAATCTGGCCGGGTCAGTGGAGGAGTGTGTTTGAAGTGCAGACACCACACAACAGGACGCCGCTGTCAGTTGTGTCAGAATGGATACACCCGTGACCACAGCAAGCCCCTCAACCATCGCAAGGCCTGCCAac CATGCCAGTGCCATCCTCTAGGCGCCGTGGGCCGCGGGTGTAATCAGTCCACGGGCCAGTGTCTCTGCAGGGACGGAGTTATGGGAAAAAGATGTAACCGCTGTGCTCGAGGATACAAACACGGTCACTCCCCCTTGCGGCCCTGCATTC GCATCCCAGAAGCTGCTCCACCAACCCCAGTTTACCAGCCCCAATATAGCATAG CTGAAGAGTGCCTCTCTTATTGCCAGCCTTCTCAAGCCAAAGTTAAAATGAATTTAGAGACATTCTGCCTCAAAGACTATG TGCTGAAGGTTCAGGTAAAGGCCAAGGAGCACTCTGGTCCCTGGTGGCAGTTCTCTGTGTGGGTGCAGTCTGTTTTCCGTGTGGGATTATCTCAAGTTAAAAGAGGTCTCCAGACCCTCTGGATTCCTGATCGTGATGTCAGCTGTGGCTGCCCCTCCCTCCAAGTGGGCAGGACCTTCCTCTTAATTGGTGCAGAGGAAAACAGGAGGGGCTGGGCCCCAGGCGAGAGGCGGCTGGTTGCCGATCGCTCAACCATGGCCCTGCAATGGCGAGAACACTGGAATCCTAAGCTAAGAGGATTCCGTGGCCAGGACAATAAGGGAAAATGCCTTTCACATACAAACTCgacaacacagacacactctcatttacacacacacgaggAATACATCACACCGCATCTTGAGAAACTCCAGTCCGAGAGGTTGCACATTCACCATCAAATGTCTGCGCAGTCTGAAGAAACTGTCCACGCACAGTCGCACAACAGTACTCCCAACATACATAGAGATGGCACAGATACGCAGGACTTGCAAAGACAGCTTGGTCATGAGAGAGACAAATTCACAAATGAAGATACCCAAAATGTTTTGCAGGAAACAAAGCATCCTCCATCCGATGTATCTAATAACCCTCAGGAGATTTATACGGCAAGTTTGCCTACATCGTCACCAGTGCCTTCTGTAACAGAAGGACAGAAGGAAGAAAACACAATGGAAATTGAAAGTGCACAATAA
- the cnpy4 gene encoding protein canopy 4, which produces MDVLSLSIFLIFSFALAEQEERLPNKCEVCKFLTVELQATLERTGRSKEVLELGEVLDTGKRKRKIKYNTSETRLTEAVDNICEGILQYSVHAERPGSLRYAKGTSQTMNTLKNLVNKGVKVELGIPYELWDEPSVEVADMKKQCETMLEEYENVVEDWYFNHQEKRLEKFLCEDHVLKESESECLKEVWKGDMGVKGSAEESEGEPEEDGQTHDAGEL; this is translated from the exons ATGGACGTTTTATCTTTAAGTATATTTTTAATCTTCAGCTTTGCACTAGCGGAGCAGGAAGAAAGGCTTCCAAATAAATGTGAAG TGTGCAAGTTTTTGACAGTAGAGCTGCAGGCAACTTTGGAAAGGACCGGTCGCTCCAAAGAGGTCCTGGAGCTTGGAGAAGTGCTGGACACTGGAAAACGGAAACGCAAAATTAAGTACAACACCTC AGAAACAAGATTAACAGAAGCTGTGGACAATATCTGTGAGGGAATATTGCAGTACAGCGTCCATGCTGAGAGACCCGGGAGCCTTCGTTATGCCAAG GGCACCAGTCAGACCATGAACACACTGAAGAACCTGGTGAATAAGGGGGTGAAGGTGGAGCTCGGTATCCCCTACGAGCTGTGGGACGAGCCATCTGTGGAGGTGGCAGACATGAAGAAACAG TGTGAGACTATGTTGGAGGAATATGAGAATGTGGTAGAGGACTGGTACTTCAATCACCAGGAGAAAAGACTGGAGAAATTCCTGTGTGAGGATCACGTACTAAAAGAATCTGAGTCAG AATGCCTTAAAGAGGTGTGGAAAGGAGACATGGGTGTGAAGGGATCAGCTGAAGAGTCGGAGGGCGAGCCGGAGGAAGACGGTCAAACTCACGACGCGGGAGAACTCTAA
- the hdac8 gene encoding histone deacetylase 8 isoform X3, with translation MCDGGDSKDGTPTERSVVYVYSPDYVETCDSLSKVPNRASMVHSLIEAYGLLRHMSVVKPRMATMEEMAVFHTHSYLEHLHKISQNGDNDDPQSGDFGLGYDCPVVEGIFDYAAAVGGATLTGAQCLLDGKCEVAINWAGGWHHAKKDEASGFCYVNDAVLGILKLREKYERVLYVDVDLHHGDGVEDAFSFTSKVMTVSLHKFSPGFFPGTGDVSDTGLGKGRWYAVNVPLEDGIRDDRYLQVFTSVIKEVKALFNPEAIVMQLGADTMAGDPMCSFNMTPVGVSQCLSHVLEWKLPTLLLGGGGYNLANTARCWTYLTGTVLEQTLSSEIPDHEFFTEYGPDYTLEISPSCRPDRNESQQLERVISTIKEE, from the exons ATGTGTGACGGCGGTGACTCTAAGGATGGAACTCCCACCGAACGCAGCGTGGTGTATGTTTACAGCCCGGACTATGTGGAGACCTGCGACTCTTTATCCAAAGTCCCAAACCGA GCGAGTATGGTGCATTCCCTGATTGAAGCTTATGGCTTATTAAGGCATATGAG TGTAGTTAAGCCTCGTATGGCTACGATGGAGGAGATGGCAGTGTTTCACACGCACTCTTACCTTGAGCACCTCCACAAGATCAGCCAGAACGGAGACAATGATGATCCTCAGTCGGGAGATTTTGGATTGG GGTATGATTGTCCAGTGGTGGAGGGTATATTTGATTACGCAGCTGCAGTTGGCGGAGCCACTCTGACGGGCGCTCAGTGTCTGCTGGACGGAAAATGTGAAGTCGCCATCAATTGGGCAGGAGGCTGGCACCATGCCAAAAA ggacgAGGCGTCAGGGTTCTGCTATGTGAACGATGCTGTTCTGGGGATCCTCAAACTGCGGGAGAAGTATGAGAGGGTGCTTTATGTAGATGTCGACCTTCACCATGGTGATG GCGTAGAGGATGCCTTCAGCTTTACTTCCAAAGTGATGACGGTTTCTCTGCATAAGTTCTCTCCTGGCTTCTTCCCAG GTACAGGCGACGTCTCCGACACAGGCCTCGGGAAGGGCCGATGGTATGCCGTTAATGTGCCGCTGGAGGACGGAATCAGAGATGATCGCTACCTCCAGGTCTTCACCAG tgTCATAAAAGAAGTGAAAGCGCTGTTCAACCCCGAAGCCATAGTGATGCAGTTAGGGGCGGACACCATGGCGGGCGACCCCATGTGCTCTTTCAACATGACTCCAGTAGGGGTGAGCCAGTGCCTGAGCCATGTGTTGGAGTGGAAGCTACCTACACTGCTGCTGGGAGGAG gtgggTATAACCTTGCCAATACTGCCCGCTGCTGGACCTATTTGACAGGGACAGTCCTGGAACAGACTTTATCCTCAGAGATACCAGACCACGAG